The nucleotide sequence AACTAGAACTATATAGCAGTGGAATATGAGGAAACAGCTCTCCACACCAAAAAAGGTCAATCCTTCAAtgctggggtagggggagaggcaaacCACAGACTACCAACTATGTATTTCCATACTGGAAATACATAAAGGAGCTTAAAAAGTCCCAAATGGCATTTTGCCTATTCTTGACATTTTGCCTTGCCCTGATAGAATAGGATACCTGAATATACAGCCAAGCTATACAGAGAGTCAAGGAATCGATGCACAAAACATGCAGGAAGTAATTGTCTCTGTTTGGGAGGTATAGTTTGGGATCAGGGAGGGTCTCTGGAACACCTAACCTGTTGGCCAAGTTCTAGTTCTCAGCCAtgcattttgttttatggttCTTTCCACGGTCCATATATAAAACGTTAAGTCTtcaatattttactgatttttcattCAGGAGAAACCAATTGCTAGAGAGAAACTTGGAAgtcaaggaaggaagaagggttCTTTTTTGGAGGGGGTTGTTTAAGATTGGAAGAATGAGAGCATGTTGAATCCTAATGGGAGGGAGTAGAGGGGAGGCCATTTCAAAGAGGCTAATTAAGGAGAGAGGCCATTAAAGAAGGGGAAGGGATCCAGGACTGAGACGGACGCTGATCCTAGACAGGAAGAAAGCCATGTTTTCATAGCATCAGGAGGAAAGGATGGATGGGGAAACAAGTAAGCCTGGGAACATTTCGTGGCTTCTATTTTCTCTATGTGGTGGTAGTGAAGGCATCCATGGCTTAGTCACCAGGatcaggggtgggggttggtatATCTGATCCTTGTCCCTGGTTTTAggcacagaactcctaaaatcCTTAAATTGGGGggagtgggtgcctgggtggcagtcaTCTGGGCATCCAactcggtttcggctcaggtcacgatcttagggtcctgagatggagccctgggtcaggctctgtgctcaacacagtctgcttgagattctctgcctctccctcccactgcccctccctgtgctctctctctaaaataatatcttttttaaaaaatatcctcatAATTGTCCAATAGAAGAACCTTTTATTATTCTCTTAGTTACTCCAAACCTTATGCTCATTGGGTGACTCTTCGTGGATGGTAGACAGCTTCCGGATAGGGGCACTCGTGGCCAGTAAGGCCAAGCCATGACTAGGGGgttgaaggaggaagggaggggttTGAGATTGAGTTCGCttaccaatggccaatgattcaTCAATCACACCTACATAATGAAACCTTGATAAATACCCCCAAACGACAGCGCTCAGCAaacttctgggttggtgaacacatcaaGGGGCTAACACGGTGGCTTGCCTAGAGAAGGTCAAGAAGCTTCGCACCCTTTCCCTCCATACTTTGCCCTACATGACTCCTCCATTTGACCACTCCTCGGTTGTACCTTTCCTAATAAACAGGTAAATGTTaagtgttttcctgagttctgtgagtcattctagtGAATTAGCAAACCAGAGGAGGAAGTCTAAATTTATAGCCGAATATAAAGGCACTTGTGACAAGCAtgggaaatgggggaggggggaaggtcTTGTGGGACTGTCCGTTGTCCTTTACCCGTGGGGTCTCTGCACTAACCCCAGGTAGACactgtcagaattgagttgaattgttgGACACCCCCACGGGTGCAGTAGAATTAGTTGGTATCAGAAAGACTCTCTGTGCTTTCTGCTGTTTAGGGCTCAGAGACACTCCAGCAGCACCCCAGTTCAGTTTCAGCCTGAGAGTCAAAGACTGATGACCCCCGAGGGTCTCACTTACTACAAAGGAAAAGCTTATTTCTGGATCACAGACTCAGACCCAAACAACTTCTGGAACATGACCATTTGCCCTTTGCCCATTAAGGAACCCAAGGACTATGGACATCTTGTGTGCTCTAATCCACCACTTGCCTCTGGGCTCACCTGGATTTTGAGCCTGAATTTTCTGATGCCAGAGAAAGCTTTAAGTGTGTTCAGAGCTTGGATTTTGACACTGTTGTCCTCctcatccagcatggagcccaccaaGCTTATGTCATCAGCAGTACAAGAGGAGGCCTGCAGTGGGccaggagagacagaagaggCAGGAGAAGCGGGTGTCCTGGGCCCACTGCATCCACCCCCCATGTCAACAAGACCCCTCAGCACAAGCCCTCCCGCCATCGGCCAGAGAGACAGGTCCCAGGACACAGTGTGGCCAGCCAGGAGGGTAGGGATTGGGCGTAgcccccaggggctgggctggctgggaGGGGCCTCCTGCTTCCTTGCCCTCACCTCGGCCTCCAGCAAGTACACACAGCGCGTGATACTGTGCAGGATCATACTCTTGGCGTACTCATCCTGTTTGTACTCCAAGGAGTTGAGCAGCCTCCGGAGCTCACCCGAGTCCCGCCCGTGCCGCTCGCGCTCCACTGCCAGGCCTAGACAGCCACCCCAGCCCAGTTCAGGCTGCGGACTCAGAAGTCATCAAAGAATGGGGTTGGGAAGCGGGGTAGAGAGACCTGGGGATGAGGCTGCCTTGCCTTTTCTGAAGATGCCTTCTTGCTCTATGCAGGACCCCCCATGTAGAGCTGAGCTGTGTGTGTTGCGAGAGGGGCGCTATGTCTAATGCTGTGTCATTCAGATCGTAAGTTTCCTAGTTTTGTATGTTTACTATAACAATTTGCTGGTCTATGGCAGTCATGTGCACTCTTTCATCATAATCACTGCACAGCAGTGAGAGCCCAACAGATGGCAATGAACAAGTCTTGCAGAAGGGTGCTTCTTCTGCGGACTAGTGGAAGCTCTCGGCATGCAGGTGGCCCAGCCTTCCCTTAAGGAGTACTGCTAATGCCAGGTGTCCAAGAAGGGACATCCCGGgagctggagggcaggcagaATCAGGAGACCCGCCAGATGAGGCCCAAGGATACACTTAGAGTGCCATCTACTCCCTCGGGGCTTGGAGCTAGCATCTCTACGGTGGGttggaggcagatggagaagaggaaggaaggacagaggaactTGGAGGAGTCACCTTTGGGCCCTCCCACACTGGAGGCCTCGGGAGCAGGCGCCTCCTGGGGCAGAGCCCTCTCCCTAGGGCCCGCACACTCACGGGCGATGCAGATGGGTGAGGCAGTGCAGAGGGGCGGCTGGCATTTGATACCGGCCTTGATGGCCTTGTAGAGCAGATAGATGAACCCAGCACCTGTGGCCAAGCCCACTACACCTTTGCGGATGTCCATTTGCCCCAGGTACTGGGGGATGCTCATACCCATGTCTTCAGTGTGGCCTTGCGCCCGGGTGGGAGCGAGGCCCAAGGCACCTGGCAAGGGCCTTCTGGAACCAGAACTCTGGCGGGGCCAGGAACCAGGATACCAGCATCAGAACCTGGGCAACAAAGGAAACTGGGGAAACGGAATGGAGGGTGGTGATCAGGAAACGGGACAACCAAGAGTGCTTGGAAGGGGAAAAGATTCGTCTTCAGAGGCTGTTGGAAATGAAGCTCAAGACTCTAGGGGAATAAAAAGtcgggggggtggtgggcaggaaGGTCCCTCACATCCCCTTTCCTTTAGGGGAAGCAGGTTGGTTGTTGGGTCCCGGCAGGCAGCGCTAGACGCTGCTTTCCTCCATTAGAGGGCAGCAGAGGCCCAATTTCTGACCTGGTTCTTTTGGAAGTTTCTAGGATGGGTATTTGGGATATGCCCATAAGCAACACCTTTCTCTCACTGCAGGGCTCCCCATCTTTGATTTCCTCACCACAGATCCACTGCTGGGCCTCGAGGTGCTTTGCAGGCAGGGCCCCCTTCCATCAAGGGGAGCACTTCATAAAGTCCTGCAGTCCTCAGGCAAACCCATCATTTTCGGCAGCTGTAGTTCCCCTGTAGTAGGTAATATCTACCCGTCTAGCCAGAAGCTCTTGAAGGCAGCCCTCTCTGCATCTCCAACATCCGGTAAAGTCTTGCACTTAGGTGCTCAAATCATGACTTCTGTCATTCTTTGAGGACTTGAGGGCAGAACCATGACAAGAGAATCTGGGTACAGGGGCTCAAGGCCCATTTGACCAGTGTGAccatggaggaggaagagactgCCCCTGTCTGGCATAGTCTGTGACTGTTTGCAACTGGGGGGATCCACATTTATCATTCTCTAACTCCAGGATTACAATCTGGGTAGGTGTATGCTTTTCCATGATGGGGACCTAAATCTTGGAGTATCACAGTTCAGGGCCCCACACCCTAGCACCCAGCACGCTGTCCCATTCAACCCTACAGGACGAGATGAGGCTTGAGGCCCCCTGGGGAGTCAGAAAAATGCCACTATTCCAGAAACATGAGAATCCCGCTTTGGAGGACTTGGTCTCAATCGGATGGGGCAGGTGAGAGCAgacccttctctcttttccccttccttgcTTGTCCCCATACCCTGCAGCCTTGCCTTCTTATACAAAACAGGGAGGTGACAAGTCCCAAGCCAGGCTCAGGCCCAGAACCAGCATGGAGCATTGTTGTGCCAGAAGAGGGCTTTACCTGCCTGGCTTTGAGCTCCTGCTGGAAGGTTCTAGGCCCCGGGCTACCTtgaaggaggtggggaaggagggaaacagCATCCTCAGGCTGCTGCAGCCAGCAAGTCCTGCCTGCCAGAGCCTTCACCCATCACACCCCAGGATGTAGGCAACTGCCAGgtggcttttctctttccttcctctctactGTTCTTGGTCCTCCTCAAGGTCATTCGTAGCACTCTACCCAGCCCCAAGGTGGGTGACTACTGCAAGGAGGGGTAACAGAGGCCCTTGGAGGTCTCCAGCTGCCATAAAACCACCTGTCATGCCCTATGAACTCCAGGCAGGAAATGGCTGCCTGTTGGGACAGCTTTAGGTTTTAAGGCTACCCTAGTGGATCTGAGGCTAGATCCTTCAGAACAAGattcctgcctgcctttctccggGGTAGCACCCAGGGCTACTGGCCTCTCCAGTCCATGGACTTGATTCTGCAACCCTTATTTCCTAAGCAAATGCTGTGCTTACCTGTTCTTTAAAGGTTTCCGAAAAAGGAGTTTCTTCTTGGCTTTAATCTAACACTTTTCTGCTACACCTAAGGCCCACTTCTTTTGGTTCTGCTCTCAAATGATGCAGagggatggagaggcagaggccaTGCCCAGAGTGACATTTTCATTAGTTTAcagcaaagtggaaaaaaaaaaaacaacaaaaaaaaaaaacagagggaagTCCATTTGTTGGTGTGAAGTCAATGACTGTCCCTCCTTGGGAATGACTGCTTTTTATTTAGATGAGTCTTTCTTATTTTGGGAATTAAAATGCACTTGCTTTTATGAAATGATGATACTAATAGATGGCAGTTGTGTTTTGAATGTTCTTAGGGTGCCTAAATGAAAGCTGCAACTTTGCAGGAatgtggcttttgtttccttgcattGTTTCTTCTGTCAAATGCAAAGATCTGGAATCACTGACTAGAGAGAAGTCTGAGATTCCATATACACACACTGTCAGCCTCCAAGTTTCTTACCTGCCTTCACCAAGGCAAAAAGTCCTGGGCTGCCCGACAACACACCTCTCTGTCATCTGGCCTAGCTTTCTACTTTCAAAGCTGTTGTTCCCATCACTGGCAGGTGCAATTTAGTTTAGTGAAGGAGAGGGGGCTCTAGCCAGATTACCAGGGTTCAAAACCAGTTCAGCCACTTAGTTTTGTGCTTTCTTTGTACCTGACTTTccctacctgtaaaatgggaataataatgtcTGTCTCATGGGGTTGTTTGTGAGGATTAGGTACTTGAAACCCAGCACGCAGAGCCCATCAAATGTCAACTGTAATAATTACCATTACAAGCAGGTTTCACCGGGACAAAAGTGTTGGGTGTGGGAAAGCAGTGAGTACTCAGATGGTGGGCCTCAATGACACCTGAAAGACACATTATTCATCCCACCTacccctcccactctgctcttCTTCAGGCTAATCAGTCCCAGCATCCCTAACCCATTCAATTGCCTTGAACAACTCTGGAGCCCCCTTTAAAGTCCTCCCCGCAAATACTTATCAGCCTATTCCCCACCTATGAAACCTCAAACTACCAGGCTCTGGTAAATGAGTGTTTCAGCCTAGTTAACTAGAAAAGCCTAATGTACTATTGGGGGCCTACGGTGCAAGACAATGCCAGGCCATTACGATGGGGGACTCTGGAAGGGACCGGCGCTTGAAGCCAAGGGGAAATTAGCGTATTCTATAATGAAAAGCTCACTGGAGTCCCGAAGGGCTTGGGTTTGGGCAAATTCCAtaatctgagcctcagtttccttctccgGAATACGGGTCTATTGACACCTACGGGAAGTGCCGCTGTCAGACTGAATTTGAGAACCTATGT is from Mustela erminea isolate mMusErm1 chromosome 4, mMusErm1.Pri, whole genome shotgun sequence and encodes:
- the ARMC12 gene encoding armadillo repeat-containing protein 12 isoform X4; this encodes MGMSIPQYLGQMDIRKGVVGLATGAGFIYLLYKAIKAGIKCQPPLCTASPICIARECAGPRERALPQEAPAPEASSVGGPKGLAVERERHGRDSGELRRLLNSLEYKQDEYAKSMILHSITRCVYLLEAEVRARKQEAPPSQPSPWGLRPIPTLLAGHTVSWDLSLWPMAGGLVLRGLVDMGGGCSGPRTPASPASSVSPGPLQASSCTADDISLVGSMLDEEDNSVKIQALNTLKAFSGIRKFRLKIQEHTIKVLELISTIWDSELHVAGLRLLNSLPLPDYVHPQLRRVMPALMEILQSNYILAQVQAIRLLSYLAQKNDLLYDILNCQVHSNFLNLFQSTQPGSLLFELSLGMSHDWQIGCSPWSSTLRRKFKSRPARS
- the ARMC12 gene encoding armadillo repeat-containing protein 12 isoform X1, whose product is MGMSIPQYLGQMDIRKGVVGLATGAGFIYLLYKAIKAGIKCQPPLCTASPICIARECAGPRERALPQEAPAPEASSVGGPKGLAVERERHGRDSGELRRLLNSLEYKQDEYAKSMILHSITRCVYLLEAEVRARKQEAPPSQPSPWGLRPIPTLLAGHTVSWDLSLWPMAGGLVLRGLVDMGGGCSGPRTPASPASSVSPGPLQASSCTADDISLVGSMLDEEDNSVKIQALNTLKAFSGIRKFRLKIQEHTIKVLELISTIWDSELHVAGLRLLNSLPLPDYVHPQLRRVMPALMEILQSNYILAQVQAIRLLSYLAQKNDLLYDILNCQVHSNFLNLFQSTQPGSLLFEVLVFAERLSEGRNSPHYRAVKWHYNEQSLHEALFGDESRLADRLLALVIHPEEEVQIQACKVIVSLQCSQDVGVRPSSCRPSHSYFNSGENN
- the ARMC12 gene encoding armadillo repeat-containing protein 12 isoform X3 → MGMSIPQYLGQMDIRKGVVGLATGAGFIYLLYKAIKAGIKCQPPLCTASPICIARLAVERERHGRDSGELRRLLNSLEYKQDEYAKSMILHSITRCVYLLEAEVRARKQEAPPSQPSPWGLRPIPTLLAGHTVSWDLSLWPMAGGLVLRGLVDMGGGCSGPRTPASPASSVSPGPLQASSCTADDISLVGSMLDEEDNSVKIQALNTLKAFSGIRKFRLKIQEHTIKVLELISTIWDSELHVAGLRLLNSLPLPDYVHPQLRRVMPALMEILQSNYILAQVQAIRLLSYLAQKNDLLYDILNCQVHSNFLNLFQSTQPGSLLFEVLVFAERLSEGRNSPHYRAVKWHYNEQSLHEALFGDESRLADRLLALVIHPEEEVQIQACKVIVSLQCSQDVGVRPSSCRPSHSYFNSGENN